In Rahnella sikkimica, the following are encoded in one genomic region:
- a CDS encoding PTS mannitol transporter subunit IICBA → MFSPDVKIKVQNFGRFLSNMVMPNIGAFIAWGIITALFIPTGWIPNETLAKLVGPMITYLLPLLIGFTGGRLVGGDRGGVVGAITVMGVIVGADMPMFLGAMIGGPLGGWAIKRFDRWVDGKIKSGFEMLVNNFSAGIIGMLLAILAFLAIGPLVEALSKVLAAGVHIMVIHNLLPLASIFVEPAKILFLNNAINHGIFSPLGIQQATETGKSIFFLIEANPGPGMGVLMAYMFFGRGSAKQSAGGAAIIHFLGGIHEIYFPYVLMNPRLLLAVILGGMTGVFTLTMLNGGLVSPASPGSILAVLAMTPKGAYFANIAAIVAAFAVSFVVSSFLLKTTKAKEGDDLEDATRRVQDMKAESKGGKPGATGVAGDLSTVRKIIVACDAGMGSSAMGAGVLRKKVQDAGLTNISVTNSAINNLPDDVDLVITHRDLTERAMRQVPHAQHISLTNFLDSGLYIDLTARLVEVNKTSQYREKVTTTLGDSIVSDSENENLFRISESNIFLGLQAATKEDAIRFAGQQLVKGGYVQAEYVEAMLAREQLTSTYLGESIAVPHGTIEAKDRVLKTGIVFCQYPAGIRWGEDEDDSARLVVGIAARNNEHINVITKLTTALDEDGVIERLANTTSVEEVLTILRG, encoded by the coding sequence ATGTTTTCACCAGACGTTAAGATCAAAGTTCAAAACTTTGGTCGCTTCCTGAGTAACATGGTAATGCCCAACATCGGCGCGTTTATCGCCTGGGGTATCATTACTGCTCTGTTCATTCCTACCGGCTGGATCCCTAATGAGACATTAGCGAAGCTGGTTGGCCCGATGATCACTTATCTCCTGCCATTGCTCATCGGTTTCACCGGTGGTCGTCTGGTCGGTGGTGATCGCGGTGGTGTGGTCGGCGCAATCACCGTAATGGGTGTGATCGTCGGTGCGGATATGCCAATGTTCCTCGGTGCAATGATTGGCGGCCCGCTGGGTGGCTGGGCAATCAAGCGTTTCGACCGCTGGGTTGACGGTAAAATCAAAAGCGGCTTCGAGATGTTGGTTAACAACTTCTCCGCCGGGATTATCGGTATGCTGCTGGCGATCCTCGCCTTCCTGGCTATCGGTCCGCTGGTAGAAGCGCTGTCTAAAGTGCTGGCTGCAGGCGTGCACATCATGGTTATTCATAACCTGTTGCCGCTGGCCTCTATCTTTGTTGAACCGGCGAAAATCCTGTTCCTCAACAACGCCATCAACCACGGTATCTTCTCTCCACTGGGTATCCAGCAGGCGACGGAAACCGGTAAATCTATCTTCTTCCTGATCGAAGCGAACCCAGGTCCGGGTATGGGCGTCCTGATGGCGTACATGTTCTTCGGTCGTGGCAGTGCTAAGCAATCTGCTGGCGGCGCGGCAATCATCCACTTCCTGGGTGGTATCCACGAAATTTATTTCCCATACGTTCTGATGAACCCACGTCTGCTGCTGGCCGTAATTCTGGGCGGTATGACTGGCGTGTTCACCCTGACTATGCTGAACGGCGGTCTGGTTTCTCCGGCTTCTCCGGGTTCCATCCTGGCCGTGCTGGCGATGACGCCAAAAGGGGCTTACTTCGCTAACATCGCCGCTATCGTGGCTGCGTTTGCCGTCTCCTTCGTGGTCTCTTCCTTCTTGCTGAAAACCACGAAAGCGAAAGAAGGTGATGATCTGGAAGACGCAACCCGTCGCGTTCAGGACATGAAAGCCGAATCCAAAGGTGGCAAACCAGGCGCGACTGGCGTTGCTGGCGACCTGTCTACCGTACGTAAAATCATCGTTGCCTGTGATGCCGGTATGGGTTCCAGCGCAATGGGTGCCGGTGTTCTGCGCAAAAAAGTGCAGGATGCAGGGCTGACCAATATCAGCGTCACCAACAGTGCAATCAACAATCTGCCGGACGACGTTGACCTGGTCATCACACACCGTGACCTGACTGAACGTGCGATGCGCCAGGTGCCACATGCACAGCACATCTCGCTGACCAACTTCCTCGACAGCGGCCTGTACATTGACCTGACAGCACGTCTGGTTGAAGTGAACAAAACCAGCCAGTACAGAGAGAAGGTGACCACCACGTTGGGCGACAGCATTGTGTCCGACAGTGAAAACGAAAACCTGTTCCGCATCAGCGAAAGCAATATCTTCCTGGGCCTGCAGGCGGCAACGAAAGAAGACGCCATTCGTTTTGCGGGTCAACAACTGGTGAAAGGCGGTTACGTTCAGGCAGAATATGTCGAAGCGATGCTGGCGCGTGAGCAACTGACGTCCACGTATCTGGGCGAGTCAATCGCGGTGCCACACGGTACAATCGAAGCGAAAGATCGCGTACTGAAAACCGGTATCGTGTTCTGCCAGTATCCGGCGGGCATCCGCTGGGGTGAAGACGAAGATGATTCAGCGCGTCTGGTAGTGGGTATCGCCGCACGTAATAACGAACACATCAACGTGATCACCAAGCTGACGACGGCACTTGACGAAGACGGTGTGATCGAACGTCTGGCGAACACCACCAGCGTTGAAGAAGTTCTGACGATTCTTCGCGGTTAA
- a CDS encoding YibL family ribosome-associated protein: protein MKEIEKTEIKRLSDMLDALNHKDATVIQAGNAELIAKHEEEKEKLAAEIARLKDVRVKKLSTEAQKLEKLFSREITKKEQADMGTLKKTVRGIVVVHPMTALGREMGLKVVTGFAIKKF from the coding sequence ATGAAAGAAATCGAAAAAACCGAGATTAAGCGCCTCAGCGACATGCTGGATGCCCTGAACCACAAAGATGCGACCGTTATTCAGGCAGGTAATGCTGAGCTGATCGCCAAGCACGAAGAAGAGAAAGAAAAACTGGCGGCAGAAATCGCGCGTCTGAAAGATGTGCGGGTAAAAAAACTTAGCACCGAAGCGCAGAAACTGGAAAAACTGTTCAGCCGTGAAATCACCAAGAAAGAACAGGCTGATATGGGCACGCTGAAGAAAACCGTACGCGGTATCGTGGTGGTTCACCCGATGACCGCACTGGGCCGCGAAATGGGCCTGAAAGTTGTGACCGGTTTTGCCATAAAAAAATTCTGA
- a CDS encoding MltR family transcriptional regulator, with protein sequence MEKAQAFENRVLEKLNAGKTVRSFLMTAVELLAEALDILVVQVFRKDDYAVKYAVEPLLTGTGPLGDLSVRLKLIYALGVISRHEYEDAELLMALREELNYDGEEYRFTDDEILGPFGELHCVTELPPVPTFLKPGEADESLIAMQRQRYQQIVRSTMVLSITGLIAHISNQQPSRLSPVKK encoded by the coding sequence ATGGAAAAAGCTCAGGCGTTTGAAAACCGTGTACTGGAAAAGCTTAATGCGGGTAAAACCGTACGCAGCTTTTTGATGACCGCTGTGGAATTACTGGCCGAAGCGCTGGATATTCTGGTCGTGCAGGTTTTCCGCAAAGACGATTATGCCGTGAAGTACGCTGTTGAACCGTTGCTGACCGGCACCGGTCCGCTTGGCGATCTTTCCGTGCGCCTGAAACTGATTTATGCGTTGGGCGTGATCAGCCGTCATGAGTACGAAGATGCAGAATTACTGATGGCACTGCGTGAAGAGTTGAATTACGACGGCGAAGAATACCGTTTTACTGACGATGAAATTCTCGGCCCGTTCGGGGAATTACATTGCGTGACGGAGCTGCCGCCCGTGCCGACGTTCCTCAAACCGGGTGAAGCCGACGAATCGCTGATTGCTATGCAACGTCAGCGTTACCAGCAGATCGTCCGCTCCACGATGGTACTTTCCATTACCGGCCTGATCGCGCATATCAGCAATCAGCAGCCTTCACGTCTTTCTCCGGTCAAAAAATAA
- a CDS encoding mannitol-1-phosphate 5-dehydrogenase, with protein MKALHFGAGNIGRGFIGKLLADAGAELTFADVSPALLDALNSRKGYNVHVVGEQATVEPVSNVNAVNSAGQDAINLIAEVDLVTTAVGPTVLEKIAPNVAKGLVLRHQQGNEKPLNIIACENMVRGTSQFKQHVFNALPEDEKAWVEAHIGFVDSAVDRIVPPAAAGSTDPLEVTVETFSEWIVDKTQFKGPLPEIAGMELTDNLMAFVERKLFTLNTGHAITAYLGQQAGHATIRDAILDEKVRLVVRGAMVESGEVLIRRYGFDPEKHAAYIEKILSRFENPYLHDDVERVGRQPLRKLSAGDRLIKPLLGTQEYRLPHENLVRGIAAAMHYRSEQDPQAKELVELLEKVGPKAALAQISGLPEEGEVVAQAVKIYESMH; from the coding sequence ATGAAAGCATTACATTTTGGCGCAGGTAACATTGGTCGCGGTTTTATCGGTAAATTACTTGCTGATGCCGGGGCTGAACTGACATTTGCCGATGTCAGCCCTGCTTTACTGGATGCACTGAACAGCCGTAAAGGCTATAACGTGCACGTTGTCGGTGAACAGGCCACCGTTGAGCCTGTCAGCAATGTGAATGCCGTCAACAGCGCCGGTCAGGATGCCATCAACCTGATTGCCGAAGTCGATTTAGTGACCACCGCCGTTGGCCCGACCGTGCTCGAAAAAATCGCGCCAAACGTGGCGAAAGGTCTGGTGCTGCGTCACCAGCAGGGCAACGAAAAGCCGCTGAATATTATCGCCTGTGAAAACATGGTGCGCGGCACCAGCCAGTTCAAACAGCACGTATTCAACGCGCTGCCGGAAGATGAAAAAGCCTGGGTTGAAGCGCATATCGGCTTTGTCGATTCCGCCGTAGACCGCATCGTGCCACCGGCTGCCGCCGGGTCGACCGATCCGCTGGAAGTCACCGTTGAAACCTTCAGCGAGTGGATTGTGGATAAAACGCAGTTCAAAGGCCCTCTGCCGGAAATCGCCGGGATGGAGCTGACCGATAACCTGATGGCGTTCGTGGAACGTAAACTCTTTACCCTGAACACCGGCCACGCGATCACTGCGTATCTCGGTCAGCAGGCGGGCCACGCGACAATTCGTGATGCTATTCTCGACGAGAAAGTGCGTCTGGTGGTTCGCGGCGCGATGGTAGAGAGTGGCGAAGTGCTGATCCGCCGTTACGGTTTTGACCCGGAAAAACACGCGGCGTACATCGAAAAAATTCTGTCCCGTTTCGAAAACCCGTATCTGCACGACGATGTTGAACGCGTCGGCCGTCAGCCACTGCGTAAACTGAGCGCGGGCGATCGTCTGATCAAACCTCTGCTGGGCACTCAGGAATATCGCCTTCCTCATGAGAATCTGGTGAGAGGGATTGCGGCTGCGATGCACTACCGCAGCGAACAGGATCCGCAAGCCAAAGAGCTGGTCGAATTACTGGAAAAAGTCGGGCCAAAAGCCGCGCTTGCCCAGATTTCAGGCCTGCCGGAAGAGGGCGAAGTGGTTGCCCAGGCTGTAAAAATCTACGAATCTATGCATTAA
- the yiiM gene encoding 6-hydroxyaminopurine reductase — MHYPDVYIGNIESYPDYSPSAIAKRQIDGAVVLTSAGLEGDQQAEKSYHGGADRALCHFPREHYAWLRQQFPEEEDRFHPPAFGENLSTLGMTEDNVFIGDIFRWGDALIQVTQPRAPCYKLNHFLGCKNLSPLLQQSGRCGWLYRVIGTGNVSGDRPLELLTRNSEVSVAEAISIAFNMPFDEEQYRRLMSAAGLSASWSKTMQTRLVQRKIEDFGRRLYGSEGKSF, encoded by the coding sequence ATGCATTATCCCGACGTCTATATCGGCAATATCGAAAGCTACCCGGATTATTCGCCCAGCGCGATTGCTAAACGACAGATCGACGGCGCGGTGGTTCTGACGTCTGCCGGGCTCGAAGGCGATCAGCAGGCAGAAAAGAGTTATCACGGAGGCGCAGACCGCGCGTTGTGCCACTTTCCCCGCGAACACTACGCCTGGCTGCGTCAGCAGTTCCCCGAAGAAGAAGACCGTTTCCATCCTCCCGCCTTTGGCGAGAATCTTTCTACGCTCGGCATGACCGAAGATAACGTGTTTATCGGCGATATTTTCCGCTGGGGCGACGCGCTGATTCAGGTCACACAGCCGCGCGCGCCCTGCTACAAGCTCAATCATTTTCTGGGATGCAAAAATCTGTCACCGTTGTTGCAACAAAGCGGACGCTGCGGCTGGCTTTATCGCGTGATCGGCACCGGAAATGTCAGCGGTGACCGCCCGCTGGAGTTGCTGACGCGCAACAGCGAAGTGTCCGTCGCGGAAGCGATTTCGATTGCCTTTAACATGCCGTTTGATGAGGAACAGTATCGCCGTCTGATGTCGGCGGCCGGGCTTTCTGCCAGCTGGAGCAAAACGATGCAAACGCGTTTGGTTCAGCGCAAGATCGAGGATTTTGGACGGAGATTGTACGGTTCGGAAGGGAAGTCGTTTTAG
- a CDS encoding methyl-accepting chemotaxis protein: MGNGSGLSQWMNNLKVGTKLGLGFGLVLLIAAVITAAGMIKFNDISQRAEKVDFSNQMNALLNDARLSRTLYQLNYDPAYLKQNQDKINALSQLIAQSKDKLEWDATSQADLNQVPVKIREYQVAQDAFKQAVDRKDAVRASWNLSETEAVVKRLQDQLRVEDADPSIRLSLAEVIQKLISVRYYVRGLLLNINKESEATLLQAIDDTQANAKKLNALLLPNQQATLAPLMTALATYKSHVVAYMPAYEDEQKNSQLLSVKAAEMNALVSKIFKNELDNTHNDISNAQMIMMVITLIVMLAGILIAWRITRQIAQPIRDTLKTAEAIAQGDLTAARTTTRRDELGMLMNAVAGMSQNLSTMIYEIRSGVSQVSHAAAEIAAGNTDLSSRTEQQAAAVEETAASMEELSATVKQNADNAHHASKLASEASGTATLGGKQVGEVVDTMQQISGSSKRIAEITSVINGIAFQTNILALNAAVEAARAGEQGRGFSVVASEVRTLAQRSAQAAKEIEGLIAESVERVNTGAKLVENTGRTMQDIVKSVSHVRDIMGEIASASDEQSRGISQISQAIVEMDSTTQQNAALVEQSSAAADSLEDQAATLTQAVSVFRLADNGNMLKAPASNALRRPVLPPAQGKTNQDNWETF, from the coding sequence ATGGGCAATGGATCGGGTCTTTCGCAGTGGATGAATAATCTCAAAGTCGGTACAAAACTGGGGCTCGGCTTCGGATTGGTTCTTTTGATCGCAGCAGTGATCACCGCCGCCGGAATGATTAAGTTTAACGATATTAGCCAGCGCGCTGAGAAAGTTGATTTCAGTAATCAGATGAATGCGTTGCTCAATGATGCCCGCCTGAGCCGCACGCTGTATCAGCTCAATTACGACCCTGCCTATCTCAAGCAAAATCAGGACAAAATCAACGCGCTGTCGCAGCTTATTGCACAGTCGAAAGACAAGCTGGAATGGGATGCGACCAGCCAGGCCGATCTCAACCAGGTGCCGGTGAAAATCCGTGAATACCAGGTGGCGCAGGACGCTTTCAAACAGGCTGTCGACAGAAAAGATGCCGTGCGCGCCAGCTGGAATCTTTCTGAAACCGAAGCCGTCGTGAAACGTCTGCAGGACCAACTGCGCGTAGAAGATGCCGATCCGTCGATTCGTCTTTCTCTGGCGGAAGTGATTCAGAAACTGATCAGCGTGCGTTATTACGTGCGCGGCCTGCTGCTCAACATCAACAAAGAGTCTGAAGCGACATTGTTGCAGGCCATCGACGATACCCAGGCCAATGCCAAAAAACTTAACGCACTGTTGCTGCCCAATCAGCAGGCAACGCTGGCCCCGCTGATGACCGCGCTGGCGACGTACAAAAGCCACGTTGTGGCGTACATGCCAGCCTATGAAGATGAGCAGAAAAACTCGCAACTTCTGTCCGTGAAAGCCGCCGAGATGAACGCGCTGGTATCGAAAATCTTCAAAAACGAACTGGATAACACGCATAACGATATCAGCAATGCGCAGATGATCATGATGGTGATTACGCTGATTGTGATGCTGGCCGGTATCCTGATTGCGTGGCGAATTACCCGCCAGATTGCACAGCCAATCCGCGATACGCTGAAAACCGCCGAAGCCATTGCGCAGGGTGATCTGACCGCCGCACGCACCACAACGCGCCGCGACGAACTGGGCATGCTGATGAACGCCGTTGCCGGGATGAGTCAGAATCTGAGTACGATGATTTATGAAATCCGCTCCGGCGTTTCGCAGGTTTCCCACGCGGCAGCCGAAATCGCCGCCGGGAATACCGATTTGTCCTCACGCACCGAGCAGCAGGCCGCCGCGGTTGAAGAAACCGCTGCCAGCATGGAAGAACTGAGCGCCACGGTGAAACAGAACGCCGATAACGCCCATCACGCCAGCAAACTGGCGAGTGAAGCATCCGGCACGGCCACATTGGGCGGCAAACAGGTCGGCGAAGTGGTCGATACCATGCAGCAGATTTCAGGCAGTTCAAAACGTATCGCAGAAATCACCTCCGTCATCAACGGCATTGCGTTCCAGACCAATATTCTGGCGCTGAACGCCGCCGTAGAAGCCGCACGCGCCGGTGAACAGGGCCGCGGGTTCTCCGTGGTTGCGTCTGAAGTCCGCACACTGGCACAGCGCAGCGCACAGGCGGCAAAAGAGATCGAGGGGCTGATTGCCGAATCGGTCGAGCGGGTGAATACCGGTGCGAAGCTGGTAGAAAACACCGGGCGCACGATGCAGGACATCGTGAAATCCGTGTCGCACGTCCGCGATATTATGGGCGAAATTGCGTCGGCGTCTGACGAACAAAGCCGTGGGATCAGCCAGATTTCGCAGGCGATTGTTGAAATGGACAGCACCACTCAGCAGAACGCCGCGCTGGTTGAGCAGTCTTCGGCGGCGGCGGATTCTCTGGAAGATCAGGCCGCAACGCTGACACAGGCGGTATCGGTATTCCGTCTGGCCGATAACGGCAACATGCTGAAAGCGCCCGCGTCCAATGCGCTGCGCCGCCCGGTTCTGCCTCCAGCGCAGGGCAAAACCAATCAGGATAACTGGGAAACCTTCTGA
- a CDS encoding aminotransferase-like domain-containing protein: MTDIAELPDTRYNQLAEQLADAIRRGTLAPGSRLPSVRRSAQTWSVSINTVVAAYRRLEDRGFIEARPQSGFFVRAALPALEHQPPHEQPQTPAAEPADEVLDLIDTVFASQTDPAYTNLSLACPQSNDFYPSGKLGRIMSSLLRRQPDLIGKYALPPGHPALRQQIARRALALGMILEPTDITITHGCMEALQLALRVTTKPGDSVGLETPTYFYLLPMLASLGLKAVEIPTDPQTGLSLDVLEMLLSEKRLNAVIAMPTAQNPLGFTMPLDAKKRLARLMNVHQVPLIEDGLYAEIQFGATLSPAVKSFDTDGWILFCTSFTKTLAPDFRIGWVEGGRFADRLHKLKAVSSMAESALLSQTLTLFLESGGYDHHLRTLRRRYAAHVEQARALIAQHFPQGTRATQPAGGFVIWVDFPAEVDCVKLFHQLLKDKICMTPGQLYSPSGRYSNGLRLSCCYVFDTRYISAMIRIGERACEMCGLPPGLAAQE; encoded by the coding sequence ATGACCGATATTGCGGAACTGCCCGACACCCGTTACAACCAGCTGGCGGAACAACTGGCCGACGCGATCCGCCGCGGCACGCTGGCACCGGGCAGCCGTTTGCCCTCGGTGCGGCGCAGTGCGCAAACCTGGTCGGTCAGCATTAACACGGTAGTCGCGGCGTACCGTCGGCTGGAAGATCGCGGTTTTATTGAGGCCCGCCCGCAATCCGGTTTTTTCGTGCGTGCCGCATTGCCCGCGCTGGAACATCAGCCGCCGCATGAACAACCTCAGACGCCAGCCGCCGAACCGGCAGACGAAGTGCTGGATCTGATCGACACTGTTTTTGCCTCGCAAACCGACCCGGCGTACACCAATTTGTCGCTGGCCTGTCCGCAGTCCAATGACTTTTATCCGAGCGGAAAACTCGGGCGCATTATGTCATCCCTGTTGCGCCGTCAGCCGGATCTGATCGGGAAATATGCTTTACCGCCGGGGCATCCCGCGCTGCGCCAGCAAATCGCCCGCCGTGCGCTGGCGCTGGGCATGATTTTAGAGCCGACCGATATCACGATTACGCACGGTTGCATGGAAGCGTTGCAGCTGGCGTTGCGCGTGACCACCAAACCGGGCGACAGCGTCGGGCTGGAAACGCCGACCTATTTTTATCTGCTGCCGATGCTGGCGAGCCTCGGGCTGAAAGCGGTGGAAATCCCGACCGATCCGCAAACCGGTTTATCGCTGGATGTGCTGGAAATGCTGCTCAGCGAGAAGCGTCTGAATGCGGTTATCGCGATGCCGACGGCGCAAAATCCGCTGGGTTTTACCATGCCGCTGGACGCCAAAAAACGGCTGGCACGGTTGATGAACGTTCATCAGGTGCCGCTGATTGAAGATGGTCTTTATGCGGAGATCCAGTTCGGTGCGACGCTCTCTCCGGCGGTGAAATCGTTTGATACCGATGGCTGGATCCTGTTTTGCACCAGTTTCACCAAAACACTGGCGCCGGATTTTCGTATCGGCTGGGTGGAAGGTGGCCGCTTTGCTGATCGCCTGCACAAGCTGAAAGCGGTTTCCTCGATGGCGGAATCGGCCCTGCTTTCACAGACGCTGACGCTGTTTCTGGAATCCGGCGGCTACGATCATCATCTGCGGACGTTGCGACGCCGTTATGCCGCGCACGTTGAGCAGGCGCGCGCGCTGATCGCTCAGCATTTTCCGCAAGGAACAAGGGCGACACAACCGGCGGGCGGTTTCGTCATCTGGGTCGATTTTCCGGCGGAAGTGGATTGCGTCAAACTCTTCCATCAGCTGCTGAAAGATAAAATCTGCATGACGCCCGGCCAGTTGTATTCCCCGAGCGGGCGTTACAGTAACGGCCTGCGTTTATCCTGCTGTTATGTGTTCGACACACGCTATATTTCGGCGATGATCCGCATTGGCGAGCGGGCATGTGAGATGTGCGGTCTGCCACCGGGGCTGGCGGCGCAGGAGTAA
- a CDS encoding anti-phage dCTP deaminase, translating into MAVSANKIVPIAGSKRSAEDDSIDSILSRRSQELILGLCGASGSGIRTLKDKLIARLKSCHYHVEHIRISDLMIGTQGAERAQSLKALDGSGHFIQLQDLGDALRDKYGSMIAAQMAIRNIRYLRDKLLEQGRIEGTSGKTTNKVAYIIDQLKHPAEIELLREVYRNNFYLIGLIRSLKERRNNLKKDSLNDNEINEVINRDRRSAYKYGQQVEDTLHSSDYFIHNTNDLWLDQSVIRFVDLVHGANNLTPTRDETGMFNANSASLRSACLSRQVGAAIMDENHNLLATGCNDVPVAGGGLYSCESGSADKRCYANGGCHNDQHKKLVKREIEKVLEDFNVGNEKKLAEEIMKTTKLKSLIEYSRAIHAEMDAITSVSRSSRGYTLGKILYCTTYPCHNCARHIVAAGIKRVVYIEPYAKSLAEDLHGDSITGSDAQDKSNKVIFDIFEGTAPRRYSKFFGYSRDRKDANGKVITYDVDSSHHVDSQQMDSYTDFELKVVQNVTTKIGEEITS; encoded by the coding sequence ATGGCTGTTTCAGCAAATAAAATTGTCCCTATTGCAGGCTCAAAACGTTCTGCCGAAGATGACAGTATCGATTCTATTTTATCAAGACGTTCTCAGGAGCTTATTCTTGGGTTATGCGGAGCAAGTGGTTCCGGGATCCGAACTTTAAAAGACAAGTTAATCGCACGTTTGAAAAGTTGCCATTATCACGTTGAGCATATCCGTATCAGCGATTTAATGATTGGAACTCAGGGTGCAGAGCGGGCCCAATCGCTTAAAGCTCTGGACGGTTCCGGGCATTTTATACAGCTACAAGATTTAGGCGATGCGCTCAGGGATAAGTATGGTTCAATGATAGCTGCTCAAATGGCGATCAGGAATATCAGGTACCTGCGCGACAAGTTATTAGAACAAGGGCGGATCGAAGGGACGTCGGGTAAGACGACCAATAAAGTTGCTTATATCATCGATCAGTTAAAGCATCCTGCTGAAATCGAATTATTACGTGAAGTTTATCGAAATAACTTCTACCTCATCGGATTAATCAGGTCGCTAAAAGAAAGACGTAATAACTTAAAGAAAGACTCTTTGAATGATAATGAAATTAATGAGGTGATTAACCGTGACCGGCGTTCTGCGTACAAATATGGTCAGCAGGTAGAGGATACACTGCATTCTTCAGATTATTTTATTCATAATACCAACGACCTTTGGCTCGATCAGTCCGTTATCCGGTTTGTCGATCTTGTCCACGGTGCCAATAATCTGACGCCGACGCGTGATGAAACCGGTATGTTTAATGCTAACTCGGCCTCATTACGTTCTGCCTGTCTCTCGCGACAGGTTGGTGCCGCAATTATGGATGAAAACCACAATCTCTTAGCTACAGGATGTAATGACGTGCCTGTGGCTGGCGGTGGGCTTTATTCCTGTGAAAGTGGCAGCGCTGATAAACGTTGTTATGCTAACGGAGGTTGTCACAATGACCAGCATAAAAAACTTGTTAAGCGTGAAATTGAAAAAGTATTAGAAGATTTTAACGTCGGAAATGAAAAAAAGCTTGCTGAAGAGATAATGAAAACCACTAAGTTGAAATCGTTAATTGAATACTCAAGAGCAATTCATGCAGAAATGGATGCTATTACTTCGGTATCAAGATCCTCAAGAGGATATACGCTGGGTAAGATTTTATATTGCACGACTTATCCTTGCCATAATTGCGCGCGGCACATCGTTGCTGCCGGGATAAAACGGGTTGTTTATATTGAACCCTACGCGAAGAGTTTGGCTGAAGATCTGCACGGTGATTCCATCACGGGTTCAGATGCTCAGGACAAAAGTAATAAAGTCATTTTTGATATCTTTGAAGGGACGGCGCCGAGACGCTATAGCAAGTTTTTCGGCTATAGCCGGGATCGTAAAGATGCCAATGGAAAAGTGATTACTTATGACGTTGATAGCTCACATCATGTTGATTCCCAGCAAATGGACAGCTATACGGATTTCGAGCTTAAAGTCGTCCAAAATGTGACCACAAAAATTGGTGAAGAAATCACTTCTTAG
- a CDS encoding LysE family translocator has translation MIDTAFVSYVTVMSITPGPNNLLLAASGVNFGLRRSVPMMLGITLGCVVQCALMTSMLAILLSWMNVVRLPMAVVGCTYLFWLSWKIYRSGTPKEGEKQQPMNMVGGALFQAINPKAWLMATNVAILFTPPDGNMLHHTLLICVGFALINLPCILVWVVMGDRLRQALRVEWKLKLFNTIMGGMMALTALWLLVGEVRHALN, from the coding sequence ATGATAGATACCGCTTTTGTCAGTTACGTCACCGTGATGTCCATTACGCCGGGCCCGAACAATCTGTTGCTGGCAGCATCCGGAGTGAATTTCGGGTTACGCCGCAGCGTGCCGATGATGCTGGGGATCACGCTGGGCTGTGTGGTGCAGTGCGCGCTGATGACGTCCATGCTGGCGATTTTACTGAGCTGGATGAACGTCGTGCGCCTGCCGATGGCCGTGGTGGGGTGTACTTATCTGTTCTGGCTGTCGTGGAAAATCTACCGTTCCGGCACGCCGAAAGAAGGCGAAAAGCAGCAACCGATGAACATGGTCGGCGGCGCACTTTTTCAGGCGATTAACCCGAAAGCCTGGCTGATGGCGACTAACGTGGCGATCCTGTTTACGCCGCCGGACGGCAATATGCTGCATCACACGCTGCTGATTTGCGTTGGCTTCGCGCTGATCAACCTGCCGTGCATTCTGGTCTGGGTGGTGATGGGTGACCGGTTACGTCAGGCATTGCGTGTGGAATGGAAACTGAAACTGTTCAATACGATTATGGGTGGCATGATGGCGTTAACCGCGCTGTGGCTGCTGGTCGGCGAAGTGCGTCACGCGCTTAACTAA